The nucleotide sequence ggatctactgaaggatccggtgactacttcctgtggacacagctactgtatgagctgtattaaaggattctgggatggagaggatcagaggaagatctacagctgccctcagtgcagagaggccttcacaccgaggcctgtcctgaagaaaaacaccatgttagcagctttagtggagcagctgaagaagactggactccaagctgctcctgctgatcactgctatgctggacctgaagatgtggcctgtgatgtctgcactgggaggaagctgaaagccttcaagtcctgtctagTTTGTCtggcctcttactgtgagaatcacctccagtctcATTATGATGTAGctccattaaagaaacacaagctggtggagccctccaagaagctccaggagaacatctgctctcgtcatgataaATTCATGGagatattctgccgtacagataagaagagtatctgttatctgtgcactatggaggatcataaaggccacgacacagtcccagctgcagcagaaaggactgagaggcagagagagctcgaggtgagtcgactaaacatccagcagagaatccagcacagagagaaagatgtgaagctgctacAACAGGAGGTGAAGGCCGTcggtctctctgctgataaagcagtggaggacagtgagaagatcttcactcagctgatccgtctcctccagaaaagaagctctgatgtgaagcagcagatcagatcccagcaggaaactgaagtgagtggagtcaaagagcttcaggagaagctgcatcaggagatcactgagctgaagaggaaagacgctgaactgaagcagctctcacacacagaggatcacaaccagtttctacacaactacccctcagtgtcacaactcagtgaacctacagactcatccaggaTCAATATCcatcctctgagatactttgaggatgtgacagcagctgtgtcagagctcagagataaactacaggacatcctgagggacaaatggacaaacatctcactggcagtgactgaagtggacgttttactgtcagaaccagaacccaagaccagagctgggTTCTTAAGatattcatgtgaaatcactctggatccaaacacagcataCTCACggctgttattatctgaggggaacagaaaagtagaatgGACATtacaacaacagtcttattctagacacacagacagattcactagTTATtttcaggtcctgagtagagagagtctgactggacgttgttactgggaggtggagtggagaggaaTAGTTAATGTAGCAGTcacatacaagaatatcagcagagccgGACGTGAATCTATATTTGGacgtaatgacaaatcttggtctttatATTGTTACCCCAACAGGTATGAATTTTACTTCAACAACATTAGAACTACCGTCTCAGGTCCtggttcctccagagtcggagtgtacctggatcacagagcaggtattctgtccttctacagcgtctctgaaaccatgactctcctccacagagtccagaccacattcactcagcctctctatgctggactttatgtttatgttgtaggcacagctgagttgtgtaaagtgaaatagacagaagtcatttcagacttcatgtgtcagacgttgtaattcttcatgtttttgtctccatgtttctgagctgctcagagatcagctgacatgctaatagtgacattcaacactttgtttactttatgtttcattgatatgttcagtttctttaaatgtgactttttcctgtgtgtttttagccatggaggctctcactgctcatcaccatgtttttaaccttcactgacatttcttcagatgaaaatgtgaatttctctttgttctaaatgttagtttcatgtttgtattgatgtatttgtgtctgttgtttcttaaacagagaaaacagcagaacttccttcatcacagatattttgttctcatcactttgtaaattcataaagaaatgttcaatcaaactgtaatgatcatgataataatcattaatgatgttcttgtacatagctgacattctgggttaaactaactgactgtgtggatgaagtcaatctgaacatgaaatcattgatcacactttactgattggatgtgtgaacaatctgaagcttcaataatcaataaacaggatttttatcaacagtgatcaaagtgttttcttcttttactgtaatactgcatactacatcactcataatactgcagtacttttactgtaatactgcatactacatcactcataatactgcagtacttttactgtaatactacatactacatcgctcataatactgcagtacttttactgtaatactgcatactacatcgctcataatactgcagtacttttactgtaatactgcatattacatcactataatactgcagtacttttactgtaatactgcatactacatcactataatactgcagtacttttactgtaatactgcatactacatcactcataatactgcagtacctttactgtaatactgcatactacatcactcataatactgcagtacttttaatgtaatactgcatactacatcgctcataatactgcagtacttttactgtaatactgcatactacatcactcataatactgcagtacttttactgtaatactgcatactacatcactcaatactgcagtacttttactgtaatactgcatactacatcgctcataatactgcagtacttttactgtaatactgcataccacatcactcataatactgcagtacttttaccgtaatactgcatactacatcactcataatactgcagtacttttactgtaatactgcatactacatcactcataatactgcagtacttttactgtaatactgcatactacatcactcataatactgcagtacttttactgtaatactgcatactacatcactcaatactgcagtacttttactgtaatactgcatactacatcgctcataatactgcagtacttttactgtaatactgcataccacatcactcataatactgcagtacttttactgtaatactgcatactacatcactcataatactgcagtacttttactgtaatactgcatactacatcactcataatactgcagtgtgtagtagtaaagtatctgagtacttcttccatcGCTgccaacataataaataattcagACAACAGAAAATGACGTCCACATGTGCTGAGTGTGTctaactttcttcttcttccttacAGCTCCATCTAGTGGAACACATGGCGAACTGCACTCTATAGTTTACTGCATCACAGAATAAAACGAGTTCTACATTATCCTCAAACTAAAGGACACACAGCATCAGACagtcttctctttctttatcaattaatctttatatgtacttataaaataaaagtcgAGGCTTTTGATTCATAtcttacactgcactgtaactctTATTCTCCTGTTGTGTCTGTTATTCtactttagtttattattatttccaattgaacactttttaattgtatttacatgtctttaaaaaaaatatcacctCGTATTGCTTTTACATTATCTTgatggtttttgtgttttatatgaaagcacttttaaattctttgtttttgaaatatgCAACACAAATAAGACTCGCCTTCTCTGTAGTTAACGGTTCAGTTCACAGTAACTGGAGAGCTGACAGGAAGTCCTTATATGAGTGATGCTTGGTTAAAATATATTCTGACCATGCATAGCAGTAAGTTTATATTGGGATGTTATATTATAGAATTACTATGGCTTATAGTTGTATTAACGTTATTCTAAAATTAGTCTACTCTGATTGAATGCATTTTCAAAAAAGTAGATTTCTCTCAATGAATTTGGGCTTCAGGGCAATTAGGAGTCCAGCTGTGTCATTAACTTTAATTAGAAAAGATTttcaggtaaagaaaaaaaaagtaaatgaactTATTGAAAGCTGCTGTTGGTcctaaaatgtccaaaatcaCAGTGAGTTTACGCCTCCTCAAGGTTCACAGGTCTGTCTGTGAGtcaggtgtgactgtgtgatgtaacCACATGCAGGAGATCCCCAAAACTGTGAAATatgtctgtaaaatgtttaaattaatattcAGTTATTATTACGATGCAGCACATTGATATTAATGAGTCATGTATAAAATACTGcactactgtaatactttaactacatcattcataatactgcagtacttttactgtaatactgcatactacatcgctcataatactgcagtacttttactgtaatactgcttgctacatcactcataatactgcagtacttttactgtaatactgcatactacatcactcataatactgcagtacttttacttgtaatggagtatttgtacatagcagtaaagttaaatgttgagcagcttttaactgagactttactgtaaatgaggaaacacagtttgaatccacagtgcggctcctcgtcctgataaccgtccctgttctttaaacacaacaagctccactctgggatcagagttccttgttctctcccttcaggtctacagtttgtagat is from Scomber scombrus chromosome 5, fScoSco1.1, whole genome shotgun sequence and encodes:
- the LOC133980023 gene encoding tripartite motif-containing protein 16-like; this translates as MAQKDQLDRETISCSICLDLLKDPVTTSCGHSYCMSCIKGFWDGEDQRKIYSCPQCREAFTPRPVLKKNTMLAALVEQLKKTGLQAAPADHCYAGPEDVACDVCTGRKLKAFKSCLVCLASYCENHLQSHYDVAPLKKHKLVEPSKKLQENICSRHDKFMEIFCRTDKKSICYLCTMEDHKGHDTVPAAAERTERQRELEVSRLNIQQRIQHREKDVKLLQQEVKAVGLSADKAVEDSEKIFTQLIRLLQKRSSDVKQQIRSQQETEVSGVKELQEKLHQEITELKRKDAELKQLSHTEDHNQFLHNYPSVSQLSEPTDSSRINIHPLRYFEDVTAAVSELRDKLQDILRDKWTNISLAVTEVDVLLSEPEPKTRAGFLRYSCEITLDPNTAYSRLLLSEGNRKVEWTLQQQSYSRHTDRFTSYFQVLSRESLTGRCYWEVEWRGIVNVAVTYKNISRAGRESIFGRNDKSWSLYCYPNRYEFYFNNIRTTVSGPGSSRVGVYLDHRAGILSFYSVSETMTLLHRVQTTFTQPLYAGLYVYVVGTAELCKVK